A single region of the Kocuria rosea genome encodes:
- the istB gene encoding IS21-like element helper ATPase IstB has product MATTPAETTKTLDYLTTSLKAPRIREAAARIADTARAGHWSYEEYLAAVLEREVGARNASGARLRITAAGFPAIKTAEDFDFTAQTAITHTDYAAMASGRYLAEAGNIVLLGPPGTGKTHLATALGITACQQGHRVLYATAVDWIHRLKGAHDTGRLDAELRKLGRYRLIIIDEVGYLPFEQEAANLFFQLVSTRYEKASLILTSNLPFARWGEVFGDVTIAAAMIDRIVHHTEVHTLKGASYRLKTLGTDSLPSTTHQAN; this is encoded by the coding sequence ATGGCCACCACACCCGCTGAGACGACCAAGACCCTGGACTACCTCACGACCTCGCTGAAGGCGCCGAGGATCCGTGAGGCCGCCGCCCGGATCGCCGACACTGCCCGTGCGGGGCACTGGTCCTACGAGGAGTACCTGGCCGCCGTGCTCGAGCGCGAGGTCGGCGCCCGCAATGCCTCCGGGGCCCGGCTGCGGATCACTGCCGCAGGGTTCCCCGCGATCAAGACCGCCGAGGACTTCGACTTCACTGCCCAGACGGCGATCACCCACACCGACTACGCCGCGATGGCCTCGGGCCGGTACCTGGCCGAGGCCGGCAACATCGTGCTGCTCGGGCCCCCGGGCACGGGCAAGACCCACCTGGCCACGGCCCTGGGCATCACCGCCTGCCAGCAGGGCCACCGGGTGCTCTACGCCACCGCCGTGGACTGGATCCACCGGCTCAAGGGCGCCCACGACACCGGGCGCCTGGACGCAGAGCTGCGCAAGCTGGGCCGGTACCGGCTGATCATCATCGACGAGGTCGGCTACCTGCCCTTCGAGCAAGAGGCCGCGAACCTGTTCTTCCAGCTCGTCTCGACCCGCTACGAGAAGGCCTCGCTGATCCTCACCAGCAACTTGCCTTTCGCCCGCTGGGGCGAGGTCTTCGGCGACGTCACCATCGCCGCGGCCATGATCGACCGCATCGTCCACCACACCGAGGTCCACACCCTCAAAGGCGCCAGCTACCGGCTCAAGACCCTGGGCACCGACTCCCTGCCCAGCACCACCCACCAAGCCAACTAG
- a CDS encoding cytochrome b — translation MSTSTDYEYKPQTGTGRIANFVDTRVGMSPIVKEFGRKIFPDHWSFMFGEVALYTFVILLLSGTFLALWFEPSMAALEYEGSYVPMQGVEMSAAYASSLDISFDIRGGLFLRQIHHWSALVFAAAVSVHMLRVFFTGAFRRPRELNWLVGVALFLLAIVAGFTGYSLPDDVLSGNGLRIADAILKALPIVGAYLSMFLFGGEFPGHDIIARLYILHVLVIPAIILMLIVVHLFMVVVHKHTQFPGPGRTENNVVGFPVGPIYAAKAGGFFFIVFGIMALMAGTTTINAIWNYGPYDPSPVQAGSQPDWYMGFTDGAVRLMPGTWPFNWEWTFWGMSIPMNVLLPMAPLAVLFGLMAAWPWIERWVTKDDREHHILDRPRNAPFRTAMGAAGVTFYTIMLIAASGDLIATHFNLAVNDVLYWLRALYFLGPILAFMITRRICLALQRKDREIVLHGRETGRVQQLPHGEFIEVHEPLDEYKRYRLVNMPDYQVEPAQPNAKGKITATEKTRERISRFFFEDRVAPVTPAELEAAHHHHEADALTTGSQDRELVR, via the coding sequence ATGTCCACGTCCACTGATTACGAGTACAAGCCCCAGACGGGCACCGGCCGGATCGCGAACTTCGTCGACACCCGTGTCGGCATGTCACCGATCGTCAAGGAGTTCGGCCGGAAGATCTTCCCGGACCACTGGTCCTTCATGTTCGGGGAGGTGGCGCTGTACACCTTCGTCATCCTGCTGCTCTCCGGCACGTTCCTGGCCCTGTGGTTCGAGCCGTCGATGGCGGCCCTGGAGTACGAGGGCTCCTACGTCCCGATGCAGGGCGTCGAGATGTCCGCGGCCTACGCCTCCTCGCTCGACATCTCGTTCGACATCCGCGGCGGTCTCTTCCTGCGCCAGATCCACCACTGGTCCGCGCTGGTCTTCGCCGCCGCCGTGTCCGTGCACATGCTGCGCGTGTTCTTCACGGGGGCCTTCCGCCGCCCGCGCGAGCTCAACTGGCTCGTCGGCGTCGCGCTCTTCCTGCTCGCGATCGTGGCCGGCTTCACCGGCTACTCGCTCCCCGACGACGTGCTCTCCGGCAACGGGCTGCGCATCGCCGACGCGATCCTGAAGGCACTCCCCATCGTGGGCGCCTACCTGTCGATGTTCCTGTTCGGCGGCGAGTTCCCCGGCCACGACATCATCGCGCGCCTCTACATCCTCCACGTGCTCGTGATCCCGGCGATCATCCTGATGCTGATCGTCGTCCACCTGTTCATGGTCGTGGTGCACAAGCACACCCAGTTCCCCGGCCCGGGCCGCACCGAGAACAACGTCGTCGGCTTCCCCGTGGGACCGATCTACGCGGCGAAGGCCGGTGGGTTCTTCTTCATCGTGTTCGGCATCATGGCCCTGATGGCGGGCACCACCACCATCAACGCGATCTGGAACTACGGTCCGTACGATCCCTCCCCGGTGCAGGCCGGTTCCCAGCCCGACTGGTACATGGGCTTCACCGACGGCGCCGTGCGCCTCATGCCCGGCACCTGGCCGTTCAACTGGGAGTGGACGTTCTGGGGCATGTCGATCCCGATGAACGTGCTGCTGCCGATGGCGCCGCTCGCGGTGCTCTTCGGGCTCATGGCCGCGTGGCCCTGGATCGAGCGCTGGGTCACGAAGGACGACCGGGAGCACCACATCCTCGACCGTCCCCGGAACGCTCCGTTCCGGACCGCCATGGGCGCCGCCGGCGTGACGTTCTACACGATCATGCTCATCGCGGCCAGCGGCGACCTCATCGCCACGCACTTCAACCTGGCCGTCAACGACGTCCTGTACTGGCTGCGCGCCCTGTACTTCCTGGGCCCGATCCTGGCCTTCATGATCACCCGCCGGATCTGCCTGGCGTTGCAGCGCAAGGACCGGGAGATCGTCCTCCACGGCCGGGAGACCGGACGGGTGCAGCAGCTCCCCCACGGTGAGTTCATCGAGGTGCACGAGCCCCTCGACGAGTACAAGCGGTACCGTCTGGTCAACATGCCCGACTACCAGGTCGAGCCGGCCCAGCCGAACGCCAAGGGCAAGATCACGGCCACGGAGAAGACGCGCGAGCGGATCAGCCGCTTCTTCTTCGAGGACCGTGTCGCCCCCGTCACCCCCGCCGAGCTCGAGGCGGCGCACCACCACCACGAGGCCGACGCCCTCACCACGGGTTCCCAGGACCGGGAGCTCGTGCGCTGA
- a CDS encoding c-type cytochrome gives MKALSQQRRHPLAVLVLMVLALLLSGGLYAVATTTNEAKAQTESYTAQDIEEGEKLFVANCSTCHGLDGAGTPSGPSLVGVGAAAVDFQVGTGRMPMQANGPQAEQKAVQFNDEQVRQFAAYVATLGAGPGIPEEQYLDVSQGNAANGAKVFLANCAMCHNAAGAGGALTRGKYAPSVMDVEEKHIYEAMQTGPQNMPVFNDANITPEEKRDVITYLKTLEDNPNPGGFGLGALGPVSEGLFVWTIGLAVIIGFTVWLTSRSA, from the coding sequence GTGAAGGCACTTTCGCAGCAGCGACGCCACCCTCTGGCCGTCCTGGTCCTGATGGTCCTGGCCCTGCTCCTCAGCGGTGGGCTCTACGCAGTCGCCACCACCACCAACGAGGCCAAGGCCCAGACCGAGTCCTACACCGCGCAGGACATCGAGGAGGGCGAGAAGCTGTTCGTCGCGAACTGCTCCACCTGCCACGGCCTCGACGGCGCCGGGACCCCCTCCGGCCCGTCGCTCGTCGGCGTCGGTGCGGCCGCCGTCGACTTCCAGGTCGGCACCGGCCGCATGCCCATGCAGGCCAACGGTCCCCAGGCCGAGCAGAAGGCGGTCCAGTTCAACGACGAGCAGGTCCGTCAGTTCGCCGCCTACGTGGCGACCCTCGGCGCCGGCCCGGGCATCCCCGAGGAGCAGTACCTGGACGTCTCCCAGGGCAACGCCGCCAACGGTGCGAAGGTGTTCCTCGCGAACTGCGCCATGTGCCACAACGCCGCCGGTGCCGGCGGTGCGCTGACCCGCGGCAAGTACGCCCCCTCGGTGATGGACGTCGAGGAGAAGCACATCTACGAGGCCATGCAGACCGGCCCGCAGAACATGCCGGTGTTCAACGACGCGAACATCACCCCCGAGGAGAAGCGGGACGTCATCACCTACCTGAAGACCCTCGAGGACAACCCCAACCCCGGCGGCTTCGGGCTCGGCGCCCTCGGCCCGGTGTCGGAGGGCCTGTTCGTCTGGACCATCGGGCTCGCCGTCATCATCGGGTTCACCGTCTGGCTCACCTCGCGCTCCGCCTGA
- a CDS encoding ubiquinol-cytochrome c reductase iron-sulfur subunit encodes MGSHSDGTPHQSGTVATTGTTAMERFPDPGLPPHRPRLTDIDSTAAKRAERQVVLLFLISIIGSILFFVGYFGVRVDGPIYDVTNTAPTQALQLQNLLLGLGVALGMFGIGLGVVHWARTLMPDHELVENRHAVRTEEQRAEAQSILTTIYDESGIKRRPLLRNTLIGAAVLAPLPFVGMLRDLGPTDLDVLKETIWDEGIRLVRDPSGTPIKASDVTLGSTFHVVPENLSAIGHNEGYLDEKAKAVVLLMRLDPDTVNVSPERADWNVDGIFAYSKVCTHVGCPVALYEQQTHHLLCPCHQSTFDLTNECEVIFGPAARPLPQLPITVDDEGYLVARSDFQEPVGPTYSQRGTHVEEMQGEAN; translated from the coding sequence ATGGGAAGCCACAGTGACGGCACTCCCCACCAGTCGGGAACCGTTGCCACCACGGGCACCACGGCAATGGAGCGTTTCCCCGACCCCGGACTGCCCCCGCACCGCCCGCGCCTGACGGACATCGACTCCACGGCCGCCAAGCGCGCCGAACGGCAGGTCGTCCTGCTGTTCCTGATCTCGATCATCGGATCGATCCTGTTCTTCGTCGGGTACTTCGGCGTCCGCGTCGACGGACCCATCTACGACGTCACGAACACCGCGCCCACGCAGGCCCTCCAGCTGCAGAACCTGCTGCTCGGCCTCGGCGTCGCCCTGGGCATGTTCGGCATCGGTCTCGGCGTGGTCCACTGGGCCCGCACGCTCATGCCGGACCACGAGCTGGTCGAGAACCGGCACGCGGTGCGCACGGAGGAGCAGCGCGCCGAGGCGCAGAGCATCCTGACCACGATCTACGACGAGTCCGGGATCAAGCGCCGGCCGCTGCTGCGCAACACCCTCATCGGCGCGGCCGTGCTCGCTCCCCTGCCGTTCGTCGGCATGCTGCGGGACCTCGGCCCGACCGATCTGGACGTCCTCAAGGAGACCATCTGGGACGAGGGTATCCGTCTGGTGCGCGATCCCTCCGGCACGCCCATCAAGGCCTCGGACGTCACCCTCGGCTCCACGTTCCACGTGGTCCCCGAGAACCTGAGCGCCATCGGGCACAACGAGGGCTATCTCGACGAGAAGGCCAAGGCCGTGGTGCTGCTCATGCGCCTCGACCCGGACACCGTCAACGTCTCGCCCGAGCGGGCCGACTGGAACGTCGACGGCATCTTCGCCTACTCGAAGGTCTGCACCCACGTCGGCTGCCCGGTCGCGCTCTACGAGCAGCAGACCCACCACCTGCTGTGCCCGTGCCACCAGTCCACGTTCGACCTCACGAACGAGTGTGAGGTCATCTTCGGGCCGGCTGCCCGGCCCCTTCCCCAGCTGCCGATCACTGTGGACGACGAGGGCTACCTCGTGGCCCGCAGCGACTTCCAGGAGCCGGTCGGTCCGACCTACTCGCAGCGCGGTACCCATGTCGAGGAGATGCAGGGTGAGGCGAACTGA
- a CDS encoding Mu transposase domain-containing protein, whose product MLAERVGWSGSITWFRDNLRAIRSEYAPPDPADRLSYRPGDQVQCDLWFPPARIPLGDAQQGSPPVLVMVCSSSRFVTAVMIPSRTTGDLLAGMWHLVVEQIQGVPRRWVWDNESGIGRGGRPAEGVAAFMGTMAATLVQLKPYDPESKGIVERANGYLETSFLPGRSFASPADFNAQLRQWLVGANTRRVRAIAARPAELIAADRAAMLPVPPVAPAIGHRWWVRLGRDYYVRVAGNDYSVDPTVIGAMVEVTADLDRVLVRHQGRVVAEHARCWASATTVTDPAHVATAAVLRRAYQQHPHPVAEPDPLVRDLADYDRAFGIEVA is encoded by the coding sequence GTGCTGGCCGAGCGGGTGGGGTGGTCGGGGTCCATCACCTGGTTCCGGGACAATCTCCGAGCCATCCGCAGCGAGTACGCCCCGCCCGATCCGGCGGACCGGTTGTCCTACCGGCCGGGGGACCAGGTCCAGTGCGATCTGTGGTTCCCGCCGGCACGGATCCCGCTGGGTGACGCTCAGCAGGGATCACCGCCGGTGCTGGTGATGGTCTGTTCCTCCTCGCGGTTCGTCACCGCGGTGATGATTCCCTCGCGCACCACCGGTGATCTGCTGGCCGGGATGTGGCACCTGGTGGTCGAGCAGATCCAGGGCGTGCCGCGGCGGTGGGTCTGGGACAACGAGTCCGGCATCGGTCGCGGGGGCCGCCCGGCCGAGGGGGTGGCCGCGTTCATGGGCACGATGGCGGCAACCCTGGTGCAGCTCAAGCCCTACGACCCGGAGTCCAAGGGCATCGTGGAGAGGGCCAACGGCTATCTCGAGACCTCGTTCCTGCCCGGACGCAGTTTCGCTTCCCCGGCCGACTTCAACGCCCAACTGCGCCAGTGGCTGGTGGGTGCCAACACCCGGCGGGTGCGGGCCATCGCCGCCCGGCCGGCGGAGCTGATCGCCGCTGATCGGGCCGCGATGCTCCCTGTGCCGCCGGTCGCCCCGGCGATCGGGCACCGCTGGTGGGTGCGGCTGGGTCGGGACTACTACGTGCGGGTCGCCGGCAACGACTACTCCGTGGACCCGACCGTGATCGGGGCCATGGTCGAGGTCACCGCCGACCTGGATCGGGTGCTCGTGCGTCACCAGGGCCGGGTCGTGGCCGAGCACGCGCGCTGCTGGGCGTCAGCGACCACGGTCACCGACCCGGCGCACGTGGCTACCGCTGCGGTGCTGCGCCGGGCCTACCAACAACACCCCCACCCGGTTGCCGAGCCGGATCCGCTGGTGCGGGATCTGGCCGACTACGACCGCGCGTTCGGGATCGAGGTCGCCTGA